In Chlamydiales bacterium, the following proteins share a genomic window:
- the mutS gene encoding DNA mismatch repair protein MutS: protein MSTISETATAPTKTSPMMLQWEELKSSAGQAILFFRLGDFYEAFYDDAILIAKELDITLTKRQEVPMAGVPFHSSEGYIERLVSSGFHVAVAEQVEDPRMTKGLVKRKIMRIVTPGTLINSALIPEKANNFLVCLTQTNRLFALAALDLTTSEFKVFETEDRKLLQDELLCMRPAELLVSEKFFKEHETLLSQLKTEAGSAITKKEEWHFDHQYALDLLLRHFKVHSLDGFGLKGMIPSINAAGTLLRYVQEELTLAVSHIQQIHVQPSASYMALDHATVRHLELIDTLSLGKKGYSLLSLLDETATPMGGRLLRQWLTHPLLSVNEISERQKAVAAFLQDPANARLLKKELSQVRDLERLIMRIETGYASARDLHALRLSLEPTLTITSLLKGFNAQLISTNLQRISDPTPLCKMIENALVEEPPLRLTDGGIFKAGYHPELDALRALKGDSHAWLAKFQMELREKSGIKTLKVAYNRAVGYFIEVSRGQADKLVPFAERKQTLVNTERFTTAELRTYEQRMLTSEEKMSVLETELFHALRLAIAQEAQSIREIARALAQIDCLLSLAQVAREQSYVCPLVDESDQLNIEEGRHPVLEKALIGERFIPNDVLLNSKERRLLLITGPNMAGKSTYLRQIALIAIMAQIGSFVPVKRAHIGIIDKVFSRIGASDDLSRGQSTFMVEMTETANILHNATPRSLVLLDEIGRGTSTYDGISIAWAVAEHLLSRGPKTLFATHYWELTKLEEEKTGAVNVHVAVHESRDEIVFLRKIVKGSTDKSYGIHVARLAGLPATTLRRAQELLASLEKEAYQKRSHDTKQLNLFDAAPAQKPDPSFVKELRDLDPNTLSPLDALLKITRWKTEVDNL, encoded by the coding sequence ATGAGCACGATTTCAGAAACAGCTACTGCACCCACAAAGACATCCCCGATGATGCTTCAATGGGAGGAGCTAAAAAGTAGCGCAGGTCAAGCAATTCTTTTTTTCCGTCTGGGGGACTTCTATGAAGCCTTCTACGACGATGCTATTCTCATTGCAAAAGAGCTAGATATCACCCTCACCAAACGGCAGGAAGTGCCGATGGCCGGCGTCCCCTTTCACAGCAGCGAAGGGTATATCGAACGCCTAGTCTCCAGCGGATTTCACGTTGCAGTTGCAGAACAGGTGGAAGACCCTCGCATGACGAAGGGGCTTGTTAAGCGCAAGATCATGCGGATTGTCACACCCGGCACGCTGATCAACTCCGCGCTGATTCCAGAAAAAGCAAATAATTTCTTAGTCTGCCTTACACAGACAAACCGCCTCTTTGCCCTCGCAGCACTCGACCTTACGACCTCAGAATTTAAAGTCTTTGAAACAGAAGATAGAAAGCTCCTTCAAGATGAGCTCCTCTGCATGCGCCCTGCAGAACTGCTCGTCTCAGAAAAATTTTTCAAAGAGCATGAGACTCTCTTATCACAGTTAAAAACAGAAGCTGGCTCTGCGATCACAAAAAAAGAGGAGTGGCACTTCGATCACCAGTACGCCCTCGATCTTCTCCTCAGACATTTTAAGGTGCACTCGCTCGATGGCTTCGGTTTAAAGGGAATGATCCCCTCCATCAATGCGGCTGGCACCCTTTTACGCTATGTGCAGGAGGAGCTCACGCTTGCAGTCTCTCACATCCAGCAGATTCATGTGCAGCCCTCGGCATCCTACATGGCTCTCGATCACGCAACTGTGAGACACCTGGAATTAATCGACACTCTTTCTCTGGGAAAGAAGGGCTACTCGCTCCTCTCTCTTCTCGATGAGACGGCTACACCGATGGGAGGACGCCTGCTGCGACAGTGGCTCACCCATCCCCTCCTATCCGTAAACGAGATCTCCGAGCGCCAGAAGGCTGTGGCTGCATTTTTGCAGGATCCTGCAAATGCGCGTCTGCTTAAAAAAGAGCTGAGCCAAGTGCGCGATCTCGAGAGGCTCATCATGCGCATCGAAACGGGATATGCATCCGCACGAGATCTCCACGCTCTGCGCCTCTCATTGGAGCCCACTCTTACAATCACCTCGCTCTTGAAGGGCTTTAATGCGCAGCTGATCTCGACTAACCTCCAGCGCATCTCCGATCCCACCCCCCTCTGTAAAATGATCGAAAATGCGCTTGTTGAAGAGCCGCCACTACGTCTTACCGACGGTGGAATTTTCAAAGCGGGCTACCATCCTGAACTCGACGCTCTGCGCGCCTTAAAAGGCGATAGCCACGCCTGGCTCGCTAAGTTCCAGATGGAGCTGCGCGAGAAATCTGGCATTAAGACGTTAAAGGTCGCCTACAACCGCGCTGTCGGCTACTTCATCGAAGTCAGCAGAGGTCAGGCCGATAAACTGGTGCCGTTTGCAGAGAGAAAACAGACGCTTGTGAACACGGAGCGCTTCACAACAGCGGAGCTAAGAACCTACGAACAGCGCATGCTCACATCGGAAGAGAAGATGTCGGTTTTAGAGACCGAACTCTTCCACGCTCTCAGACTGGCCATTGCACAAGAGGCCCAGAGCATACGCGAAATTGCACGGGCACTTGCACAGATCGACTGCCTCCTCTCTCTTGCCCAAGTCGCAAGAGAGCAGAGCTACGTCTGTCCGCTCGTCGATGAGAGCGACCAGCTGAATATCGAAGAGGGGCGCCATCCAGTTCTAGAAAAAGCGCTCATCGGAGAGAGGTTCATCCCCAACGATGTTCTTCTCAATTCAAAAGAGAGAAGACTCCTGCTTATCACCGGTCCGAATATGGCTGGTAAATCGACCTACCTGCGCCAGATCGCACTCATCGCCATCATGGCACAGATCGGCTCGTTTGTACCTGTGAAGCGCGCGCATATCGGCATCATCGACAAGGTCTTTAGCCGCATCGGCGCAAGCGACGACCTCTCGAGAGGACAGTCGACTTTCATGGTGGAGATGACCGAGACCGCCAACATCCTTCATAACGCCACTCCCCGCTCGCTCGTCCTCCTCGATGAGATTGGACGCGGCACTAGCACCTACGACGGGATATCGATTGCGTGGGCAGTCGCAGAGCACCTGCTCAGCCGCGGCCCAAAAACCCTCTTTGCCACCCACTACTGGGAGCTGACCAAGCTCGAAGAGGAGAAGACAGGCGCTGTCAACGTTCACGTCGCTGTCCACGAGAGCAGAGATGAGATCGTCTTCTTGAGAAAGATCGTAAAGGGAAGCACCGACAAGAGCTACGGCATTCACGTCGCTCGCCTTGCAGGCCTACCCGCTACAACTCTGCGCAGAGCCCAAGAGCTCCTCGCCTCTCTTGAAAAAGAGGCCTATCAGAAAAGATCTCATGACACGAAGCAGCTCAACCTCTTCGACGCTGCCCCTGCGCAAAAACCCGACCCCTCCTTCGTCAAAGAGCTCCGAGATCTCGACCCCAACACTCTCTCCCCCCTCGACGCCCTCCTTAAAATCACCCGCTGGAAAACAGAAGTAGATAATTTATAG
- the uvrC gene encoding excinuclease ABC subunit UvrC: MRFDVTQLEQFPKETGVYLMKDASGKVIYVGKAKQLRVRLKQYFAKGRDERAMIPHLVAQIAHIDTLLVPTEKEALMLENTLIKKHQPKFNAVLKDDKTFISLMINHDHKWPMVRLIRYKGRPKEKALYFGPYTSAHAARQTFELITRLFPLRQCSDEELKRRTRPCLLYSIKRCIAPCVGLCTKPEYDEFVDGAIKFLKGQDKEVLKELYREMERASENLEFEKAAALLQTIRQIEHVTEHEGLVSKASRRDCDAIGLFCHGDESILMQLFFREGKLIGSEHYSFFRVAQKESEILETFIMQHYRQSSAPPPELLLPIELPEAALLEEILFEAHQKKIELVVPKKGDKRELVHLAEKNAKATFEQEKNQQELQEKLLLDLQESCKLNRYPKRIDCFDTSNIAGSDLVAAVISFSEGKRDRAKTRLYRIRGIEKSDDYGALHQALSRHLQKAKDADDLPDLVLIDGGKGQLNVALDVFKELDIASVDVISIAKEAGRHDQGLSQERLFIPNQKEPVQLSIRSPLLFLLQKIRDETHEKAIGYHRKRRQKRTLSSSLEEIPGIGKVKKTRLLRHFGSLKRILEASEEELKEVKGINRRDIERLKSSH; encoded by the coding sequence ATGCGCTTTGATGTGACACAACTTGAGCAGTTTCCGAAGGAGACGGGCGTCTATCTGATGAAGGATGCTTCGGGAAAGGTGATCTATGTGGGAAAAGCTAAACAGCTGCGCGTTCGCCTGAAGCAGTACTTTGCAAAGGGGCGTGATGAGCGGGCGATGATTCCGCATCTTGTTGCACAGATCGCTCACATCGACACTCTTCTCGTGCCGACTGAGAAAGAGGCTCTGATGCTGGAGAACACCCTCATCAAAAAGCATCAGCCCAAGTTTAATGCGGTGCTTAAGGATGATAAGACCTTCATCAGTCTCATGATCAATCATGATCATAAGTGGCCGATGGTGCGCCTGATCCGCTACAAAGGAAGACCGAAAGAGAAGGCTCTCTACTTCGGTCCTTACACGAGCGCGCACGCAGCCAGGCAGACCTTTGAGCTAATCACGCGTCTATTTCCGCTGCGTCAATGCTCAGATGAGGAGCTAAAGCGAAGAACGCGCCCCTGCCTGCTCTACTCGATTAAACGCTGCATTGCCCCCTGTGTGGGGCTCTGCACAAAACCCGAATATGATGAGTTTGTCGATGGCGCCATCAAATTCTTAAAAGGTCAGGACAAAGAGGTTTTAAAAGAGCTCTACAGAGAGATGGAGAGAGCCTCTGAAAATCTCGAGTTTGAGAAGGCAGCAGCACTTCTTCAAACGATCCGCCAGATTGAACACGTCACCGAACATGAGGGGCTCGTTTCAAAAGCCTCCAGACGCGACTGCGATGCGATCGGCCTCTTCTGCCACGGCGACGAGAGCATTCTGATGCAGCTCTTCTTCCGAGAGGGAAAACTGATCGGATCGGAGCACTACAGCTTCTTCCGCGTCGCGCAGAAAGAGAGCGAGATCCTCGAGACCTTCATCATGCAGCACTACAGACAGAGTAGCGCGCCTCCTCCTGAACTTCTTCTTCCTATCGAGCTACCTGAAGCTGCACTTCTTGAAGAGATTCTATTTGAAGCGCACCAGAAGAAAATTGAGCTCGTCGTTCCCAAGAAGGGAGACAAGAGAGAGCTCGTCCACCTTGCAGAAAAGAATGCGAAGGCGACCTTTGAACAGGAGAAGAATCAGCAGGAGCTCCAAGAAAAATTACTGCTCGATCTGCAAGAGAGTTGCAAACTCAACCGCTATCCCAAGCGGATCGACTGCTTCGACACCTCAAACATCGCAGGCTCCGATCTGGTCGCAGCTGTCATCTCTTTTTCAGAGGGAAAGCGCGACCGCGCCAAGACGCGCCTCTACCGCATCCGCGGCATCGAGAAGAGCGACGATTATGGAGCTCTGCATCAGGCACTCTCTAGACATTTGCAGAAGGCAAAAGATGCAGATGATCTTCCCGACCTCGTGCTTATCGATGGTGGCAAGGGGCAGCTCAACGTCGCACTCGACGTCTTCAAAGAGCTCGATATCGCCTCTGTAGATGTGATCTCAATTGCAAAAGAGGCGGGCCGCCACGACCAGGGGTTAAGCCAAGAGCGCCTCTTCATCCCCAATCAGAAAGAGCCCGTTCAACTTAGCATCCGCTCTCCCCTCCTCTTCCTTCTTCAGAAGATCCGCGATGAGACCCACGAGAAAGCGATCGGCTACCATCGCAAGCGCAGACAGAAGCGCACCCTTTCGAGCAGCCTTGAAGAGATTCCGGGAATTGGCAAGGTGAAAAAGACGCGCCTTCTGCGCCACTTCGGCAGCTTGAAGCGCATCCTCGAAGCCTCCGAAGAGGAGCTCAAAGAGGTCAAAGGCATCAACCGCCGCGACATCGAACGACTAAAGAGCAGTCATTAA
- a CDS encoding NCS2 family permease, giving the protein MNKVLVKRELLAGLTTFSTMAYILIVNPLILADAGISFASAMLATIAIAVIGSFLMGGLANYPFGLAPGVGMAAYFTYSVVIGGGVSWQTALGIVFVTGILLLLLWITGLRELLIRGIPQALKVATTAGIGLFLVIVGLKNAKIIISHPQTLLTLGNLKTPEVLLTALALVLVTGLLARRVSGALLYGIIFAWVGGLLLGVVQWKGLFALPQFTSDTFMKLDIMGAVEPKNWMILFSFLFICLFDVSGSIMGLAHQGKFLDSKGNLPRLRRALFPDAVATVCGGLLGTSACAVYVESASGVSAGGRTGLTAITVGFLFLFTIFFEPLASSIPIFAVTPVLIIIGALMLQSAVDLDWKDPSEFIPAFMTIVGIPLTYSIGTGIGLGIALYPLCKLLAGKWSDVHWLGWVLGFLFLLKFAIY; this is encoded by the coding sequence GTGAATAAAGTTCTGGTGAAGAGAGAGCTGCTAGCAGGCCTTACGACCTTCTCGACGATGGCCTACATTCTGATTGTCAATCCGCTGATTCTTGCAGATGCAGGGATCAGCTTCGCATCGGCCATGCTCGCGACGATTGCCATTGCAGTTATCGGCTCATTTCTGATGGGAGGCCTTGCGAACTACCCGTTTGGTCTTGCACCGGGCGTGGGGATGGCAGCCTACTTCACCTACTCGGTCGTCATTGGAGGAGGAGTCTCCTGGCAGACAGCGCTCGGGATCGTATTTGTAACTGGTATTCTGCTTCTTCTGCTCTGGATTACGGGGCTGCGCGAGCTTCTCATTCGCGGGATTCCGCAAGCACTTAAGGTCGCGACAACTGCGGGTATCGGTCTCTTTCTGGTCATCGTGGGTCTTAAGAATGCTAAAATCATCATCTCCCATCCTCAGACTCTGCTCACGCTGGGAAACTTAAAGACACCAGAAGTCCTTCTAACTGCTCTTGCTCTTGTTCTCGTCACCGGCCTTCTGGCTAGACGCGTCTCCGGGGCCCTTCTCTATGGCATTATCTTCGCTTGGGTCGGAGGCCTTCTTCTCGGAGTAGTGCAGTGGAAGGGGCTTTTTGCACTCCCCCAGTTTACCTCCGATACATTCATGAAGCTCGACATCATGGGAGCAGTTGAGCCCAAGAACTGGATGATCCTCTTCTCTTTCCTCTTCATCTGCCTCTTCGATGTATCTGGCTCTATCATGGGGCTTGCCCATCAAGGGAAGTTCCTGGATTCAAAGGGAAATCTTCCGCGGCTCCGCAGAGCACTCTTTCCCGATGCCGTTGCAACCGTCTGCGGAGGGCTTTTAGGAACCTCTGCTTGCGCCGTTTACGTCGAATCCGCCTCAGGAGTCTCCGCAGGCGGAAGAACAGGTCTTACGGCAATCACCGTCGGCTTTCTCTTCCTCTTCACCATCTTTTTTGAACCGCTCGCCTCCTCCATTCCCATCTTTGCAGTGACCCCTGTGCTCATCATCATCGGCGCTCTCATGCTGCAATCCGCGGTCGACCTCGACTGGAAGGACCCCTCAGAGTTCATCCCCGCCTTCATGACGATTGTAGGCATCCCCTTAACCTACAGCATCGGCACCGGCATCGGCCTTGGTATCGCCCTCTATCCGCTCTGCAAGCTTCTTGCGGGCAAGTGGAGCGACGTCCATTGGCTCGGCTGGGTCCTGGGCTTCCTCTTCCTCCTCAAATTTGCCATCTATTAA
- a CDS encoding Asp23/Gls24 family envelope stress response protein, producing the protein MQNLLKKIDAKEFELPETVFVRDIENRVFQSIVLETVSRIEGVACVEGNIIDALLGREITDHLKGIYVEQQEKSPSVRIKVEVNVAYGVSLPEKAEEIQTVVSRKISELTGVHVSSVHVVFKNLIFSAGEKGE; encoded by the coding sequence ATGCAGAATCTATTGAAAAAAATCGACGCGAAAGAGTTTGAACTGCCAGAGACGGTGTTTGTGCGCGACATCGAAAATCGCGTGTTTCAATCGATTGTTCTGGAGACGGTCTCGAGGATTGAAGGGGTCGCTTGCGTCGAGGGGAATATCATCGACGCACTCCTGGGACGAGAGATCACCGACCACTTAAAGGGAATCTACGTCGAGCAGCAGGAGAAGTCTCCCTCTGTACGTATCAAAGTCGAAGTTAATGTTGCCTACGGTGTCTCTCTTCCTGAAAAGGCAGAAGAGATTCAGACTGTTGTCTCTCGGAAGATCAGCGAGCTCACTGGTGTACATGTTAGCTCCGTACACGTAGTCTTTAAAAATCTGATCTTTTCAGCTGGAGAAAAAGGTGAATAA
- a CDS encoding DUF4339 domain-containing protein, with protein sequence MQLFITVVLWVVLGSITAHYAKERGRDPRSWFFIGLLLGVLGLIALFVMPRLKPKAGSPPQPVQPVAVLPIPEPVSHKFWYYLDPDNIQLGPMSFQGLESAWREGKVSLETYVWNEDLVEWKKFREFATATSPTKEE encoded by the coding sequence ATGCAGCTTTTTATTACGGTTGTTTTGTGGGTTGTTTTGGGTTCGATCACTGCGCACTACGCCAAGGAGCGCGGAAGGGATCCCAGAAGCTGGTTTTTCATCGGGCTGCTTCTAGGAGTGCTAGGACTGATCGCCCTATTTGTCATGCCAAGGTTGAAACCAAAGGCGGGTTCTCCGCCGCAACCAGTGCAGCCAGTAGCTGTGCTCCCCATTCCAGAACCGGTCTCCCATAAGTTCTGGTACTATCTAGATCCGGACAATATCCAACTTGGACCCATGAGTTTTCAGGGTCTTGAGTCTGCATGGAGAGAGGGAAAGGTCTCTCTGGAAACGTATGTGTGGAATGAAGATCTTGTAGAGTGGAAAAAATTCAGGGAGTTCGCAACAGCGACCTCCCCTACAAAAGAAGAGTAG
- the rpsN gene encoding 30S ribosomal protein S14, whose amino-acid sequence MATKSAIAKQKRRERLVELKWKKRDELKKVVLDLNKTQEEKMDAQNALNKMPRNSSPVRLRNRCQLTGRARGVLRKFKLSRLCFREMARMGMIPGVTKSSW is encoded by the coding sequence ATGGCAACAAAATCTGCGATTGCTAAACAAAAAAGACGAGAGCGCCTCGTAGAACTCAAGTGGAAAAAAAGAGACGAGCTGAAAAAAGTCGTTCTGGATCTGAATAAGACTCAGGAAGAGAAGATGGATGCTCAGAACGCCCTGAACAAGATGCCTCGTAACTCATCTCCAGTACGTCTGCGCAATCGCTGCCAGCTCACTGGAAGAGCGCGCGGAGTTCTCAGAAAGTTCAAACTCTCTCGCCTCTGCTTCCGCGAGATGGCTAGAATGGGTATGATTCCCGGCGTGACTAAGTCAAGCTGGTAG
- the rpmJ gene encoding 50S ribosomal protein L36, protein MKVRASIKADPSKGDKIVRRRGRIYVINKTDPNRKQRQKGPARKK, encoded by the coding sequence ATGAAAGTTAGAGCCTCTATTAAGGCCGATCCCTCTAAAGGAGATAAGATCGTGCGCCGCCGTGGACGTATCTATGTGATCAATAAGACTGACCCTAACCGCAAGCAGCGGCAGAAGGGACCAGCGCGTAAAAAATAA
- the rpmH gene encoding 50S ribosomal protein L34 → MKRTYQPTKLKRQRTCGFRKRMATASGRKIVNRRRRQGRKSLTY, encoded by the coding sequence ATGAAGCGCACCTATCAACCAACTAAACTTAAGCGCCAGAGAACATGCGGATTTCGCAAAAGAATGGCAACTGCGAGCGGTCGAAAGATCGTCAACAGACGCCGTCGCCAAGGACGCAAAAGCCTTACTTACTAG
- the rnpA gene encoding ribonuclease P protein component → MRTRRHYQRVFQEGKKLVGDAVGIDLRLGQTLRPRLGITVSKRHGKAHDRNYFKRIVREAFRHSYAILPANLEINVFPRLPLEKITMSGVQADLARFAEKVKK, encoded by the coding sequence ATCCGCACTAGGCGCCACTATCAGAGAGTCTTCCAAGAGGGAAAAAAACTCGTGGGAGACGCTGTTGGTATAGATCTTCGCCTGGGCCAAACTCTCCGTCCACGTCTGGGTATTACTGTCTCCAAACGCCATGGGAAGGCGCACGACCGCAACTATTTTAAGCGGATTGTGCGTGAAGCTTTTCGCCACTCCTATGCAATTCTACCCGCTAATTTAGAGATCAACGTCTTTCCACGCCTGCCTCTAGAAAAAATTACTATGTCTGGCGTACAAGCGGATCTAGCGCGCTTCGCTGAAAAAGTAAAAAAATAA
- a CDS encoding UvrD-helicase domain-containing protein has product MSESLIEKGLAKLNPEQQKAVYTTEGRVLILAGAGSGKTSVLAWRIAYLILSRHVSPKNILGLTFTNKAAQEMRERVGGIIGKQAAKEVTLSTFHSFCAQVLRQEIHHLGYTKEFSLYDEQDVRRLLRQLVRVELDHEGELPGLDGTIDKISWAKSRSFTSEELSDPLTKKLFERLQVCMRAYNAVDFDSLLSLTVQLFEEFPAVLKRYQERFLYILIDEYQDTNPIQYRLAELLARGHDNLCVVGDDDQSIYGWRGAELKNILEFTPKTTIKLEQNYRSTPTILKAAHALIAHNSQRLGKELWSTKEVGDPIALFHAPTEIEESQAVVERLIWFNRHKGVAWKDMAILYRSNTQVRPLEAALMQGAWQREGQWVRGVPYHVFGGTEFYERSEIKDLLAYLRVIHNPHDQEALLRIINVPRRGVSDQALDLLTQNNRKANIPLWQLLTELDRSLDLQEQLSDRAKKGIASFLGIIKKAQTNFATQPLSSALEALIEEIDYKKAISEEVKSEKMREFKWENVTYCVEEMKNYEEEMTHQNLDSEISLHNFLTTTLLNGEKSERREKEFKENRVNLMTFHGAKGLEFEVCFLVGLEDHLIPHEKSIGTRGIEEERRLLYVAMTRAKKHLTLTMARSRKRMGKESNSTPSRFLNEIPKDLLKISSWKKPD; this is encoded by the coding sequence ATGAGTGAATCTCTGATCGAAAAGGGTCTTGCAAAGCTCAACCCTGAGCAGCAGAAGGCCGTCTACACCACAGAAGGAAGAGTTCTGATTCTGGCTGGTGCCGGGAGCGGAAAGACGAGCGTGCTCGCCTGGCGTATCGCCTATCTAATTCTCTCAAGACATGTCAGCCCAAAAAATATCTTAGGTCTTACTTTCACCAACAAAGCGGCCCAGGAGATGCGGGAGCGCGTGGGCGGGATCATCGGCAAGCAGGCGGCCAAAGAGGTCACCCTCAGCACATTCCACAGCTTCTGCGCTCAAGTGCTGCGCCAAGAGATCCACCACCTCGGATATACAAAAGAGTTCAGCCTCTATGATGAGCAGGACGTGCGACGCCTGCTGAGGCAGCTAGTCCGGGTTGAGCTGGATCACGAAGGAGAACTTCCAGGTCTTGATGGAACAATCGATAAGATCAGCTGGGCAAAGAGCCGCTCATTCACCTCAGAGGAGCTCTCGGACCCCCTGACTAAAAAATTATTCGAAAGGCTCCAAGTCTGCATGCGCGCCTACAATGCAGTGGATTTTGACAGTCTCCTATCTCTTACCGTACAACTATTTGAGGAGTTCCCCGCTGTTTTAAAACGTTATCAAGAGCGCTTTCTCTACATTCTTATCGACGAGTATCAGGACACCAATCCGATTCAGTACCGCTTGGCAGAGCTGCTTGCGCGGGGGCACGATAATCTATGCGTAGTGGGAGATGACGATCAATCTATCTACGGATGGCGAGGAGCTGAATTAAAAAACATTCTTGAATTTACTCCAAAAACGACGATCAAACTAGAGCAGAACTACCGTTCAACACCTACAATTTTAAAAGCGGCGCATGCGCTCATCGCCCACAACTCTCAAAGACTTGGCAAAGAGCTCTGGAGCACAAAAGAGGTTGGAGATCCCATCGCCCTCTTTCATGCCCCGACTGAGATAGAAGAATCACAGGCTGTTGTAGAAAGGCTAATCTGGTTTAACAGGCACAAGGGAGTCGCTTGGAAAGATATGGCGATTCTCTACCGCTCTAATACTCAGGTGCGTCCTCTAGAAGCTGCTCTCATGCAAGGAGCTTGGCAGAGAGAGGGGCAGTGGGTGCGCGGGGTTCCCTACCATGTGTTCGGAGGAACGGAGTTTTATGAGAGAAGCGAAATTAAAGATCTGCTCGCCTATCTGCGCGTGATCCACAATCCTCACGATCAAGAGGCGCTACTTCGAATCATCAACGTTCCAAGGCGAGGAGTCTCGGATCAGGCGCTAGATCTTCTCACCCAGAACAATCGCAAGGCGAATATTCCTCTCTGGCAGCTCTTGACAGAGCTAGACCGTTCCCTGGATCTTCAGGAGCAGCTCTCCGACCGCGCCAAAAAAGGGATCGCCTCTTTTCTGGGAATCATCAAGAAAGCACAGACAAATTTTGCGACACAACCTCTCTCCTCAGCTCTCGAAGCTCTAATCGAAGAGATCGATTACAAAAAAGCGATCTCCGAAGAGGTTAAGAGCGAAAAGATGCGCGAATTCAAGTGGGAGAACGTCACCTACTGCGTTGAGGAGATGAAAAACTATGAAGAGGAGATGACTCACCAGAATTTAGACAGTGAGATCTCTCTTCACAACTTTTTGACAACAACCCTCCTCAACGGAGAAAAGTCGGAGAGACGGGAGAAGGAGTTCAAAGAGAACCGAGTCAATCTGATGACCTTCCATGGAGCCAAGGGGCTCGAGTTTGAAGTCTGCTTTCTTGTCGGATTGGAAGACCATCTTATTCCTCACGAAAAGAGCATCGGCACCCGCGGCATCGAGGAGGAGAGAAGACTTCTCTACGTGGCAATGACACGCGCAAAAAAACACCTCACACTTACAATGGCAAGAAGCCGCAAGCGCATGGGCAAAGAGAGCAATAGCACTCCCTCCCGCTTTTTAAACGAGATTCCCAAAGATCTTCTCAAAATCTCCTCCTGGAAAAAACCCGACTAG
- a CDS encoding thioredoxin family protein has protein sequence MHRIFLLSSLLLLTSAQISSQMGSEGKTLLLPVTPREQIEQVLLQQKKSSIWSEDYSASLTKAQENGKPLLLAFMGSGWCPWTDKIDKEILSDPDFINPLKDQLNFVWLNIPFNKNATAVQVQELKSIYGVKELPTLIVITPNQEEMFRIGYLPLTPAEFAARIEKMIADYEELSGKVDGQELSLLGAEELQPLYLKARELNCNRYTDSLMAMGLKKDQGTFFLLERYAELQESGDREERESIREKITERDPKNLSGSQLRLAILDFQVKSHNFKKKNQTKSAVKPLVQYLKKFGEKDKENTWKVEMMIAQYLFTKNEISEALTHANASYSSAPETQKPEIAETISYLETYKR, from the coding sequence ATGCACCGTATTTTTCTTCTCTCCTCTCTGCTGCTGCTCACTTCGGCTCAGATCTCTTCTCAAATGGGAAGTGAGGGAAAGACGCTTCTTCTGCCTGTAACTCCTCGAGAGCAGATAGAACAGGTCCTTCTTCAGCAGAAAAAGTCCAGCATCTGGAGCGAAGACTATTCTGCGTCTTTAACTAAAGCGCAAGAGAATGGGAAACCCCTGCTCCTCGCGTTTATGGGCAGTGGCTGGTGTCCGTGGACTGATAAGATCGACAAAGAGATATTAAGCGACCCAGATTTTATTAACCCACTGAAAGATCAGCTCAACTTTGTCTGGTTGAACATTCCATTTAATAAGAACGCAACAGCAGTTCAGGTTCAAGAGTTAAAGTCGATCTACGGAGTTAAAGAGCTTCCTACGCTTATTGTCATCACTCCAAATCAAGAGGAGATGTTCAGAATCGGTTATCTGCCGCTCACTCCTGCTGAATTTGCAGCCCGCATTGAAAAGATGATCGCTGATTATGAAGAGCTAAGTGGAAAGGTCGATGGACAAGAGCTCTCTCTTTTAGGCGCAGAAGAGCTTCAGCCTCTTTATCTGAAAGCGCGTGAACTAAACTGCAATCGTTATACAGATAGCTTGATGGCGATGGGATTAAAAAAGGATCAGGGAACCTTCTTTCTTTTAGAGCGATATGCCGAGCTTCAAGAGAGCGGAGATAGAGAAGAGAGAGAGTCGATAAGAGAAAAAATCACAGAGAGAGATCCAAAGAACTTAAGCGGTTCGCAACTTCGACTCGCGATCCTGGATTTCCAAGTCAAATCACATAACTTCAAAAAGAAGAACCAGACGAAGTCTGCAGTGAAGCCACTCGTCCAATACCTGAAAAAGTTTGGAGAGAAAGATAAAGAAAATACATGGAAGGTGGAGATGATGATCGCCCAGTATCTCTTCACAAAAAATGAGATTTCAGAAGCTCTTACACATGCCAACGCCTCGTATAGTTCGGCTCCAGAGACGCAGAAACCAGAGATCGCGGAAACTATAAGCTACCTCGAAACCTATAAAAGATAA